One genomic segment of Kiritimatiella glycovorans includes these proteins:
- a CDS encoding PulJ/GspJ family protein, producing MNVCAHERERFPGGGKAFTLVEMLLATAILSILLMALVSLYLQTTGTADRARARIKLAVQVNKTFDRMQEHFSTCIRDCPMGLDTPGESVAHLGDYAGTEFAFVCLNGTVDPPASRLASSQFYYIDHQTDMAGREDPTRFALYLQNQSRARTNRAFGVRHKPMSGFLDRRRRDASGSNAGWQSAQPLLPNVVSMYVYVYRYRPDGTLENITPGMDGNPDPPKQWTPWPTDIPPPEDDPGIQATSIEDMPDAVAVELGVLTPEDADALARRIEFGESVSQVMADDEDNISCRTFRRLFVFNRSPRTHLQSEK from the coding sequence ATGAATGTCTGTGCCCACGAAAGAGAACGGTTCCCGGGCGGCGGGAAGGCCTTCACGCTCGTGGAGATGCTGCTGGCCACGGCCATACTCTCGATTCTGCTGATGGCCCTGGTCTCCCTCTATCTGCAGACCACCGGGACGGCCGACCGCGCCCGTGCGCGGATAAAGCTGGCGGTCCAGGTCAACAAGACTTTCGACCGAATGCAGGAGCATTTTTCCACCTGCATCCGGGACTGCCCGATGGGGCTGGACACACCCGGCGAGAGCGTCGCCCATCTCGGAGACTATGCCGGCACGGAGTTCGCGTTTGTATGCCTCAACGGCACGGTCGACCCGCCGGCTTCCCGACTCGCGAGTTCCCAGTTCTATTACATCGACCATCAGACGGACATGGCGGGTCGTGAAGACCCGACCCGCTTCGCGCTCTACCTGCAGAATCAGAGCCGCGCCCGGACCAACCGGGCCTTCGGCGTGCGGCACAAACCGATGTCCGGTTTTCTCGACCGGCGGCGCCGCGACGCCTCCGGGTCGAACGCGGGATGGCAGAGCGCGCAGCCGCTGCTGCCCAACGTCGTCAGCATGTACGTCTACGTATACCGCTATCGGCCCGACGGCACTCTGGAAAACATCACGCCGGGGATGGACGGCAACCCGGACCCCCCGAAACAGTGGACTCCCTGGCCGACCGATATCCCCCCTCCGGAGGACGACCCCGGGATCCAGGCCACCTCGATCGAAGACATGCCCGACGCCGTCGCCGTCGAACTCGGGGTGCTCACGCCCGAGGACGCCGACGCCCTGGCCCGCCGTATCGAATTCGGCGAAAGCGTCTCGCAGGTCATGGCGGACGATGAAGACAACATTTCGTGCCGCACCTTCCGGAGGCTGTTCGTCTTCAACCGGAGCCCCCGCACCCATCTGCAGTCGGAGAAGTAA
- a CDS encoding endonuclease/exonuclease/phosphatase family protein, with translation MSVTRTIVFSMYAGMLIPSSPGESADTIRIATFNVALHGERAGEMARKLTAPGHVRAEKVAHIIRAVRPDILLLNEFDYDAGGRVLDGFRRHYLEAPDGGPPPITYPHAFTAAVNTGVPSGFDLNGDGRRGEGAKDAFGYGLYPGQYGMALLSRFPIEREHVRTFRRFRWADMPGALGPAALPEQAASRFRLSSKSHWDVPVRIGGATAHLLCAHPVPPVFDGPEDFNGRRNHDEIRFWADYIGPARSAYIRDDAGVRGGLPEDARFVILGDYNADPDHGQSRPGAIEQLLEHPRISTGKQPADKTAAWGLRVDYVLPSKTGWRVKAGRVFRPSNGEEGRAWITGPHASDHYLVWIDLELKPIAPPSSRSSGRRGGVDRAGRSGADRAR, from the coding sequence ATGTCTGTGACGCGGACGATCGTCTTTTCCATGTACGCCGGGATGCTGATCCCGTCGTCTCCCGGGGAATCCGCGGATACGATCCGCATCGCCACGTTTAACGTCGCACTTCACGGAGAGCGTGCGGGGGAAATGGCCCGGAAGCTGACCGCTCCGGGTCACGTTCGCGCGGAGAAGGTCGCGCACATCATCCGCGCCGTGCGGCCGGATATACTCCTGCTCAACGAGTTCGATTACGACGCCGGGGGAAGGGTGCTGGACGGGTTCCGCCGCCACTACCTCGAAGCGCCGGATGGCGGGCCGCCCCCGATCACGTACCCCCACGCGTTTACGGCGGCGGTCAATACGGGCGTGCCTTCCGGCTTCGATCTGAACGGCGACGGGCGGCGCGGCGAGGGCGCGAAGGACGCCTTCGGTTACGGCCTCTATCCCGGACAGTACGGGATGGCGCTCCTGTCGCGCTTCCCGATCGAGCGTGAGCACGTCCGCACATTCCGCCGGTTCCGGTGGGCGGACATGCCCGGTGCGCTGGGGCCGGCCGCCCTTCCGGAGCAGGCTGCGAGTCGATTCCGGCTCTCGTCGAAGAGTCACTGGGACGTGCCGGTACGAATCGGCGGCGCGACCGCGCATCTCCTCTGCGCCCATCCCGTGCCGCCGGTGTTCGACGGGCCGGAGGACTTCAACGGACGCCGCAATCACGACGAGATCCGTTTCTGGGCCGACTACATCGGTCCAGCCCGATCCGCATACATCCGTGATGATGCCGGGGTGCGGGGTGGGCTTCCGGAAGATGCGCGGTTCGTCATACTCGGAGACTACAACGCCGACCCCGATCACGGTCAAAGCCGCCCCGGCGCGATCGAACAGCTGCTTGAGCATCCCCGCATCAGTACCGGAAAACAGCCCGCGGACAAAACCGCCGCATGGGGATTAAGGGTCGACTACGTCCTGCCCTCCAAAACCGGGTGGCGCGTAAAGGCCGGCAGGGTGTTCCGCCCTTCGAACGGCGAAGAGGGCAGGGCATGGATAACCGGCCCGCACGCTTCGGATCATTACCTCGTGTGGATCGATCTTGAGCTGAAACCTATTGCCCCACCCTCCAGTCGATCATCTGGACGAAGAGGCGGGGTTGATCGCGCCGGTCGGTCTGGCGCGGATCGAGCCAGATGA
- a CDS encoding rhamnulokinase, with the protein MAATRAYLALDIGASSGRALIGRYDGSKLSLEEVHRFDNGPHRVLDTLHWDVLAIFDHIKLGIRAGAAQTSGELVSMGVDTWGVDFGLLDERGHLLANPVNYRDSRTDGMMEAAFQRMPREQIFRETGIQFMKINTLYQMLSLVLANDPVLKVARTFLTIPDLIHYWLTGHAVAERTNASTTQFYNPVEKKWAAGMLREMGLPSSFLPELRNPGTCLGQLLTAVADETGAEGLNVVLPGCHDTASAVAAVPAAGKEFAYLSAGTWSLLGTELDEPVISDEALQANFTNEVGVDDTIRFLKNLSGLWVQQEIRRVWAEAGTKYSWDEIGEMAAKAPAFEIVYDPSHPDFLPPGDMPARIDAYCERTGQTPPSTPGGYIRATLEGLALLYAHLYEDLERITGRTLDTLHIVGGGSQNPLLPQFAADALGRTVVTGPVEATAIGNLLAQMEAMGDIGSIAEGREVVRNSFPTQTLEPGDSAPWREALERFRSLRETA; encoded by the coding sequence ATGGCGGCGACACGGGCTTATCTGGCACTGGATATCGGAGCATCGAGCGGGCGCGCGCTGATCGGGCGCTACGACGGATCGAAATTGAGCCTCGAAGAGGTGCACCGGTTCGACAACGGCCCGCATCGCGTACTCGACACGCTCCACTGGGACGTGCTCGCGATCTTCGACCATATCAAGCTCGGCATCCGCGCCGGGGCTGCGCAGACGAGCGGGGAACTCGTCAGCATGGGGGTGGATACCTGGGGCGTGGATTTCGGTCTGCTGGATGAGCGGGGCCACCTGCTGGCCAATCCCGTCAACTACCGCGATTCGCGCACCGACGGCATGATGGAGGCCGCCTTCCAGCGCATGCCGCGCGAACAGATCTTCCGGGAAACCGGCATCCAGTTCATGAAGATCAACACGCTCTACCAGATGCTCTCGCTGGTTCTCGCCAACGATCCCGTGCTGAAAGTGGCGCGCACCTTTCTCACCATCCCGGACCTCATCCACTACTGGCTCACCGGCCACGCGGTGGCCGAGCGCACCAACGCCAGCACCACCCAGTTCTACAATCCCGTCGAGAAGAAATGGGCCGCCGGAATGCTGCGCGAAATGGGCCTCCCGTCCTCGTTTCTGCCCGAACTGCGCAATCCCGGCACCTGTCTCGGTCAGCTGCTCACAGCCGTGGCCGATGAGACCGGCGCCGAGGGGCTGAACGTCGTGCTGCCGGGCTGTCACGATACCGCCAGCGCCGTCGCCGCCGTCCCCGCCGCGGGGAAAGAATTCGCCTACCTCAGCGCCGGCACCTGGTCGCTGCTCGGAACCGAACTCGACGAGCCGGTGATCTCCGACGAAGCCCTTCAAGCCAACTTCACCAACGAGGTGGGGGTCGACGACACCATCCGCTTCCTCAAGAACCTGTCCGGACTTTGGGTGCAGCAGGAGATCCGCCGCGTCTGGGCCGAGGCGGGCACGAAGTACTCCTGGGACGAGATCGGTGAAATGGCGGCCAAGGCCCCGGCGTTCGAAATCGTGTACGACCCGAGCCATCCTGATTTCCTTCCGCCCGGCGATATGCCCGCGCGGATCGACGCCTACTGCGAGCGGACGGGCCAGACGCCGCCCTCGACTCCCGGCGGGTATATCCGCGCCACGCTCGAAGGGCTGGCGCTGCTCTACGCCCACCTGTACGAGGACCTCGAACGGATTACCGGCAGGACGCTCGACACGCTTCATATCGTCGGCGGCGGTTCGCAGAATCCGCTGCTGCCGCAGTTCGCCGCCGATGCGCTCGGCCGTACCGTCGTCACCGGCCCCGTCGAGGCCACCGCCATCGGCAACCTGCTCGCGCAGATGGAGGCGATGGGGGATATCGGCTCGATCGCCGAAGGAAGAGAAGTCGTGCGCAACTCCTTCCCGACGCAAACGCTCGAACCCGGCGATTCCGCCCCCTGGCGGGAAGCGCTCGAACGCTTCCGCTCGCTCCGCGAAACGGCGTAA
- a CDS encoding CPBP family intramembrane glutamic endopeptidase, with protein MAERLQRFISSTAGTLPRIPPAAVCLLGVAVFNTLFVFHGAGLLDVWWGLSAALLLLIMSAMGRRQEYARAMLDDLRQGIFRKVVLGAFAGVLLYGVFAAGRWGVALLWSGGVERIAGVYTWGAGRSPVELMLILGFLIGPGEEIFWRGFVQSYAEKTTGLRTGLFVMTGLYAAAHLATGNGILLIAAAVCGLYWGLLFRTLRSITVNVISHAVFDIMAFVIFPFS; from the coding sequence GTGGCTGAACGGCTGCAGCGCTTCATATCCTCCACGGCCGGCACGCTTCCGCGTATCCCCCCCGCCGCCGTATGCCTGCTCGGTGTGGCCGTCTTTAACACGCTCTTCGTCTTTCACGGCGCGGGTCTGCTCGATGTCTGGTGGGGCCTGAGCGCCGCGCTTCTGCTGCTGATCATGAGCGCAATGGGCCGCCGGCAGGAGTACGCGCGCGCGATGCTCGACGATCTCAGGCAGGGGATTTTTCGCAAGGTGGTCCTGGGCGCCTTCGCCGGCGTGCTCCTCTACGGGGTGTTCGCCGCCGGGCGGTGGGGCGTCGCGCTGCTCTGGAGCGGAGGCGTCGAGCGGATCGCCGGCGTGTATACCTGGGGCGCGGGCCGGTCGCCCGTCGAACTTATGCTGATCCTCGGATTCCTGATCGGACCGGGCGAAGAAATCTTCTGGCGCGGTTTCGTCCAGTCCTACGCGGAAAAGACCACGGGGCTCCGCACCGGCCTTTTCGTCATGACCGGGCTGTACGCCGCCGCACACCTCGCGACCGGCAACGGGATCCTTCTGATCGCCGCGGCGGTCTGCGGTCTTTACTGGGGGCTGCTCTTTCGCACCCTCCGTTCGATCACCGTCAACGTCATCAGCCATGCCGTGTTCGATATCATGGCGTTCGTGATCTTCCCGTTTTCCTGA